The following are encoded in a window of Hyalangium minutum genomic DNA:
- the udk gene encoding uridine kinase, with protein sequence MSSPLVVGIAGGTASGKTTVCRKIREALADCRVAFIDQDSYYADLKDMPLEERRQVNFDHPDAFDTELLVRHLKELKQGRAIEKPIYDFITCSRKSGSVRVEPGDIILIEGILVLHMKDIRDETEVKVYVDADDDLRILRRLTRDIKDRGGDFDHVVNQYLRHVRPMHMGFVEPSKHHADIIVPHGGNNEIAIQMLVGALRARLAAPPMPKW encoded by the coding sequence ATGTCGTCACCCCTCGTCGTTGGCATCGCGGGAGGCACCGCTTCGGGCAAGACCACGGTCTGCCGGAAGATCCGGGAGGCGCTGGCCGACTGCCGTGTCGCCTTCATCGATCAGGACTCCTACTACGCGGATCTGAAGGACATGCCGCTCGAGGAGCGCCGGCAGGTCAACTTCGACCACCCGGATGCGTTCGACACCGAGCTGCTCGTGCGCCACCTGAAGGAGCTCAAGCAGGGCCGGGCCATCGAGAAGCCCATCTACGATTTCATCACCTGCTCGCGGAAGAGCGGCTCCGTCCGCGTGGAGCCCGGGGACATCATCCTCATCGAGGGCATCCTCGTGCTCCACATGAAGGACATCCGCGACGAGACCGAGGTGAAGGTCTACGTGGACGCCGACGACGACCTGCGCATCCTTCGGCGCCTCACCCGCGACATCAAGGATCGCGGCGGCGACTTCGATCACGTCGTCAACCAGTACCTGCGCCACGTGCGCCCCATGCACATGGGCTTCGTGGAGCCCTCCAAGCACCACGCGGACATCATCGTCCCTCATGGCGGCAACAACGAGATCGCCATTCAGATGCTCGTGGGGGCCCTGCGCGCCCGGCTCGCCGCGCCCCCGATGCCGAAGTGGTAG
- a CDS encoding HEAT repeat domain-containing protein — protein MKSALLLTACVLLLGACRDPGPRYPVEEMRLSGATLTDNSQLGLGPEQVKALLRQSLEARKRFEFTEGKSLGQQRPWRITLELPFTREVLKDDGQHTYAEVGATLVLERFGGDLPERYEVVGLGEIRMLNETPGARRTALREALEGALRQVTESAVLQLSAVDRDSGALVQDLQTSDPRVREFALRTLAERRHPAAAPLLLEQLKSSDPDTVRRAIGALVEMRAASAVPALIDLSRGKDVGFLQEIVFALGEIGGTEAEAYLYTVAQGHDQPTIQAAAQQALDTLYASRKHSTPEARGPEHAEH, from the coding sequence ATGAAGTCGGCCCTGCTCCTCACCGCCTGTGTCCTGCTGCTGGGTGCCTGTCGCGACCCGGGGCCACGCTACCCGGTCGAGGAGATGCGCCTCTCTGGCGCCACGCTGACGGACAACTCCCAGCTGGGGCTGGGGCCCGAGCAGGTGAAGGCCCTGCTCCGCCAGTCCCTGGAGGCGCGCAAGCGCTTCGAGTTCACCGAGGGCAAGTCGCTGGGCCAGCAGCGCCCCTGGCGCATCACGTTGGAGCTGCCCTTCACCCGCGAGGTGCTGAAGGACGACGGCCAGCACACCTACGCCGAGGTCGGCGCCACGCTGGTGCTGGAGCGCTTCGGCGGCGACCTGCCCGAGCGCTATGAGGTGGTCGGCCTGGGAGAGATTCGCATGCTCAACGAGACGCCCGGGGCGCGGCGCACGGCGCTGCGCGAGGCGCTCGAGGGCGCGCTGCGCCAGGTGACCGAGTCGGCCGTGCTGCAGCTGTCCGCGGTGGATCGGGACAGCGGCGCGCTGGTGCAGGATCTCCAGACCTCGGATCCGCGCGTCCGCGAGTTCGCCCTGCGCACCCTGGCCGAGCGCCGCCACCCGGCCGCCGCGCCCCTGCTCCTCGAGCAGCTCAAGTCGTCCGACCCGGACACGGTGCGGCGGGCCATTGGCGCGCTGGTGGAGATGCGCGCGGCGAGCGCCGTGCCCGCGCTGATTGATTTGTCCCGAGGCAAGGACGTGGGATTCCTGCAGGAGATCGTCTTCGCGCTGGGAGAGATCGGCGGTACGGAGGCGGAGGCGTACCTCTACACCGTGGCACAGGGGCACGATCAGCCCACCATCCAGGCCGCGGCGCAGCAGGCACTGGACACACTCTACGCTTCACGCAAGCACTCGACACCCGAGGCGCGTGGGCCGGAACACGCGGAGCATTGA
- a CDS encoding biotin--[acetyl-CoA-carboxylase] ligase yields the protein MAPETAEQTQEELILGFLAESGEDFTSGEALSSKLGLSRTAVWKHVEALRGKGYRIEAVPARGYRLVEVPDRLTQLELAPLLSTHDLGRAIHFHETLGSTNELAFRLAHDGAEHGEVVVTEQQTAGKGRRGRVWVSPPGLNLYFSAILRPELPPQRAPELTLVAAVALTEVLREAGGEAFIKWPNDVQIDGRKVAGILTELSAEPDRVHFVVLGVGVNLNAQPEHFPEDLRDTATSLAMVRGQRVPRALLAASLWNRLEEWLDLHQEVGFAAVRQRWKELSSTLGQDVRVRTDRREFRGRAEDIDASGALLVRTEDGSVERVLSGDVERLRTRGASPS from the coding sequence GTGGCTCCCGAGACTGCCGAGCAGACACAGGAAGAATTGATCCTGGGCTTCCTCGCCGAGAGCGGCGAGGACTTCACCTCTGGCGAAGCGCTCTCCAGCAAGCTGGGCCTGTCGCGCACCGCCGTGTGGAAGCACGTGGAGGCGCTGCGCGGCAAGGGTTACCGCATCGAGGCCGTGCCCGCGCGCGGCTACCGGCTGGTCGAAGTCCCGGATCGGCTCACGCAGCTGGAGCTGGCGCCGCTGCTGTCCACGCACGATCTGGGCCGCGCCATCCACTTCCACGAGACGCTTGGCTCCACGAACGAGCTGGCGTTCCGGCTGGCGCATGACGGCGCCGAGCACGGCGAGGTGGTGGTGACGGAGCAGCAGACGGCGGGCAAGGGCCGCCGTGGCCGCGTGTGGGTGTCTCCGCCGGGGCTCAACCTGTACTTCTCCGCCATCCTCCGTCCGGAGCTGCCGCCGCAACGCGCGCCCGAGCTGACGCTGGTGGCCGCCGTAGCGCTCACCGAGGTGCTGCGCGAGGCCGGCGGCGAGGCCTTCATCAAGTGGCCCAACGACGTCCAGATCGATGGGCGCAAGGTGGCGGGCATCCTCACGGAGCTGTCCGCCGAGCCCGACCGCGTGCACTTCGTGGTGCTCGGGGTGGGGGTGAACCTCAACGCTCAGCCGGAGCACTTCCCGGAGGACCTGCGCGACACGGCCACCTCGCTGGCGATGGTGCGCGGACAGCGGGTACCCCGGGCGCTGTTGGCCGCCTCTTTGTGGAACCGGCTGGAAGAGTGGCTGGATCTGCACCAGGAGGTGGGCTTCGCCGCAGTCCGGCAACGGTGGAAGGAGCTGTCCTCCACGCTGGGGCAGGACGTGCGGGTCCGCACGGATCGCCGGGAATTCCGGGGACGGGCCGAGGACATTGACGCCTCGGGTGCGCTCCTGGTGCGGACGGAGGACGGCTCGGTCGAGCGGGTGCTCTCGGGCGATGTGGAGCGGCTTCGTACCCGGGGGGCCAGTCCCTCCTGA
- a CDS encoding homoserine dehydrogenase: protein MKEIGIALLGLGNVGLGTYRILADHARDIERRLGAKVRVRHILVRDGGRSRPEDVPASLITRDIGTILNDPEVSIVVEVMGGLAPAKEYLERSIASGRNVVTANKALLNAHGEQLFSQALSRGVDLHFEGAVCGGIPIIRTLREALASDRVSSIHGIVNGTTNFILSAMADEGATYEDALAQAQKLGFAEADPTMDVGGMDAAQKLCLLASLAFAARVSPEQVHVEGITSLRPVDITLGREAGYVLKLLATARRLSEGLDVRVHPAFIPQASPLADVRGAFNAVLLQSAALGASLFSGLGAGSLPTGSAVVSDIIDICRNLLAGVSGRLPMLCSPYLQDVSLIPSTQRRGPYYLRFSVSDEPGVLGRIATVLGEKGVSLASVIQRPSRPEDPHATIVVFSHSAREQDVQSAVKWIDGLASTRSPTQVIRIEEGPGVLRS, encoded by the coding sequence ATGAAAGAGATTGGCATCGCGCTGCTGGGCCTGGGCAACGTAGGGCTCGGGACGTACCGGATCCTTGCTGACCATGCCCGTGACATCGAGCGGCGCCTCGGGGCGAAGGTCCGCGTGCGTCACATCCTGGTGAGGGACGGGGGACGCTCCCGGCCCGAGGACGTGCCCGCCTCGCTCATCACCCGGGACATTGGCACCATCCTGAATGACCCCGAGGTGTCCATCGTCGTGGAGGTCATGGGCGGACTGGCTCCCGCGAAGGAGTACCTGGAGCGCTCCATCGCCTCCGGCCGCAACGTCGTCACCGCCAACAAGGCCCTGCTCAATGCGCACGGGGAGCAGCTGTTCTCGCAGGCGCTCTCGCGCGGCGTGGACCTGCACTTCGAGGGTGCCGTCTGTGGCGGCATCCCCATCATCCGCACCCTGCGCGAGGCCCTGGCGTCGGACCGCGTGTCCTCCATCCACGGCATCGTGAACGGGACGACCAACTTCATCCTCTCGGCCATGGCCGATGAGGGCGCCACGTACGAGGACGCGCTCGCTCAGGCGCAGAAGCTGGGCTTTGCCGAGGCGGACCCCACGATGGACGTGGGTGGCATGGACGCGGCGCAGAAGCTGTGCCTGCTGGCCTCGCTGGCGTTCGCCGCGCGCGTGTCTCCCGAGCAGGTGCACGTGGAGGGCATCACCTCGCTGCGCCCGGTGGACATCACCCTGGGCCGCGAGGCGGGCTATGTGCTCAAGCTGCTGGCCACCGCCCGGCGCCTGTCCGAGGGCCTGGACGTGCGCGTGCACCCGGCCTTCATCCCCCAGGCCAGCCCGCTGGCGGACGTGCGCGGCGCCTTCAACGCGGTGCTGCTCCAGTCGGCGGCGTTGGGAGCCTCGCTGTTCTCGGGGCTTGGCGCGGGCTCGCTGCCCACCGGCAGTGCCGTGGTCTCGGACATCATCGACATCTGCCGCAACCTGCTGGCGGGCGTCTCGGGCCGGCTGCCCATGCTGTGCTCGCCGTACCTCCAGGACGTGTCCCTCATCCCCTCCACCCAGCGGCGCGGCCCGTACTACCTGCGCTTCTCCGTGAGCGACGAGCCCGGAGTGCTCGGGCGCATCGCCACGGTGCTCGGCGAGAAGGGCGTCAGCCTGGCCTCCGTCATCCAGCGCCCGTCCCGGCCCGAGGATCCCCACGCCACCATCGTCGTCTTCAGCCACTCGGCCCGCGAGCAGGACGTCCAGTCCGCGGTGAAGTGGATCGACGGGCTGGCCAGCACACGTTCTCCTACCCAGGTTATCCGGATTGAAGAGGGGCCTGGGGTGCTGCGCAGTTAG
- a CDS encoding alpha/beta fold hydrolase — protein MTVPLPLEEGGLLDGTQVAYETYGEPSGENSVVLLHDAAQSHRALGPLEDAPYQPSGWGRELIGEKRPLDPSSLHLISMNLLGSPFGTTSPLTEDPFTGQMLGPALPLLTTGDMARAISAMLRSMGLKRVRALVGVGLGGLVALRLAALFPDITAGVVAIGAARALPEALRDRVGMFHQLMWMDPEYKEGFYRPGGGPLKTMKKLRLEYLRLLYGREFLAARYRDIDVAEKTLDDDAEAFAKTFDPNAWILMTTAYAGCDLTEYLPKVQAKVLLIAGASDVLAPPARVRETYHLLSAAGVQARYHEIQGLSDHGALLTETRRINGPVRDFLRRLR, from the coding sequence TTGACGGTACCGCTCCCTCTCGAGGAGGGCGGCCTGCTGGACGGCACCCAGGTTGCCTATGAGACGTATGGAGAACCGTCAGGCGAGAACTCGGTAGTCCTACTGCACGACGCGGCCCAGTCTCACCGGGCGTTGGGTCCACTGGAGGACGCTCCGTATCAGCCGTCCGGCTGGGGCCGGGAGCTGATTGGAGAGAAGCGGCCGCTGGATCCCTCCAGCCTGCACCTCATCTCCATGAACCTGCTGGGCAGCCCGTTCGGCACCACCTCGCCCCTCACCGAGGACCCGTTCACGGGGCAGATGCTGGGGCCCGCGCTGCCGCTGCTCACCACGGGAGATATGGCCCGCGCGATCTCCGCGATGCTGCGGAGCATGGGGCTCAAGCGCGTGCGGGCGCTGGTGGGCGTGGGACTGGGAGGCCTGGTGGCCTTGCGCCTGGCCGCCCTCTTCCCCGACATCACCGCGGGGGTGGTGGCCATTGGCGCGGCGAGGGCCCTGCCCGAGGCGCTACGGGACCGGGTGGGGATGTTCCATCAGCTGATGTGGATGGACCCCGAGTACAAGGAGGGCTTCTACCGTCCAGGCGGCGGGCCGCTGAAGACGATGAAGAAGCTGCGGCTGGAGTACCTGCGGCTGCTGTACGGCCGCGAGTTCCTGGCGGCGCGATACCGGGACATCGACGTGGCCGAGAAGACGCTGGACGACGACGCCGAGGCCTTCGCCAAGACCTTCGATCCGAACGCGTGGATCCTGATGACCACGGCCTACGCCGGGTGCGATCTGACGGAGTACCTGCCGAAGGTGCAGGCCAAGGTGCTGCTCATCGCGGGGGCCTCGGACGTGCTGGCGCCACCGGCCCGGGTGCGCGAGACGTATCACCTGCTGAGCGCGGCGGGCGTGCAGGCCCGCTACCACGAGATCCAGGGCCTGAGCGACCACGGCGCCCTGCTGACCGAGACCCGCCGCATCAACGGGCCGGTGCGCGACTTCCTGCGCCGGCTGCGCTGA
- a CDS encoding HTH domain-containing protein produces MTFYEAALRILESEGRPLHFLEITEKSIAQNLLSHVGKTPEMTMLSRLAAMARRTRDRKVIVTAKDTFALADWSVPEDVEALAQTGVVEPNPEEELPPLRPVERHPDPRGDNVRVAGRGSERKRRREEEEEQKGRKRRFPPLPEVVFEILSEGEGGLRAEQLIERARGRELCAEDVTVEVVLTALLEDNQRRIDAGRRPQFAFNKHTSEVVTLERAGSPSEPPPLDLQAAFAAALGIPLEDGRPVLAKAVAAVAGEPLVDQALLTTLKTTLKDARRAVARGLRKRLGDADVGTFEKSVVKMMHALHFRELKVAKRSKEGPLLTARKREGSVELRYAVRMLKGNASIDRKMVQELRRDLGHYSAQVGLLVSAGDVRGDARSEAQASGALVMLWCGDALGEKFLDAKTAVTVTQVELFDIDDRFFEAARLDAEEAQKRREERQREKKQAKDEGGEEAPRKKSASKSKFKAKAESEFEAEAEADSEEESSTAEEPKSEEGEKVRSVAPSASAPASAEAASESEEEGDEEDDEEGDDEDLEAASAFVAGAGRPEGAAPAEGGAAPGDRKRRRRRRRGRRGRGSKGAEGGAQGAPGAPGAAAAGGAPSEGSASASAAPSGGESAPSSGAEAPRASEPPPPPPSSGSSEGSPS; encoded by the coding sequence ATGACATTTTACGAGGCCGCGCTCCGGATCCTGGAGAGCGAAGGTCGTCCCCTCCACTTTCTGGAAATCACCGAGAAGTCCATCGCCCAGAACCTGCTGTCCCACGTCGGCAAGACGCCTGAGATGACCATGCTGTCGCGTCTTGCGGCGATGGCACGAAGGACTCGGGATCGCAAGGTGATCGTGACGGCGAAGGACACGTTCGCGCTGGCGGACTGGTCGGTGCCGGAGGATGTGGAGGCGTTGGCGCAGACAGGTGTGGTGGAGCCCAACCCGGAGGAGGAGCTGCCGCCGCTGAGGCCGGTGGAGCGTCATCCGGATCCGCGCGGGGACAACGTGCGGGTGGCGGGCCGTGGCAGTGAGCGCAAGCGCCGCCGAGAGGAGGAGGAGGAGCAGAAGGGCCGCAAGCGCCGCTTCCCGCCGCTTCCCGAGGTGGTGTTCGAGATCCTCAGCGAGGGCGAGGGTGGCCTGCGCGCCGAGCAGCTCATCGAGCGCGCCCGGGGCCGCGAGCTGTGCGCCGAGGACGTCACCGTGGAGGTGGTGCTCACCGCGCTGCTGGAGGACAACCAGCGCCGCATCGACGCGGGCCGCCGTCCCCAGTTTGCCTTCAACAAGCACACGAGCGAGGTGGTGACGCTGGAGCGCGCGGGCTCGCCCAGTGAGCCGCCTCCGCTGGATCTGCAGGCCGCGTTCGCCGCCGCGCTGGGCATCCCGTTGGAGGATGGGCGCCCGGTGCTGGCCAAGGCCGTGGCGGCCGTGGCGGGCGAGCCGCTGGTGGATCAGGCGCTGCTCACCACGCTCAAGACGACGCTCAAGGACGCCCGGCGGGCCGTGGCGCGCGGGCTGCGCAAGCGCCTGGGCGACGCGGACGTGGGCACCTTCGAGAAGTCCGTCGTGAAGATGATGCACGCGCTGCACTTCCGCGAGCTCAAGGTGGCCAAGCGCTCCAAGGAAGGCCCGCTGCTCACCGCGCGCAAGCGCGAGGGCAGCGTGGAGCTGCGCTACGCCGTGCGGATGCTCAAGGGCAACGCCTCCATCGATCGGAAGATGGTGCAGGAGTTGCGGCGCGACCTGGGCCACTACTCGGCGCAGGTGGGCCTGCTCGTGAGCGCGGGCGATGTGCGCGGCGACGCGCGCTCCGAGGCCCAGGCCAGCGGCGCGCTGGTGATGCTGTGGTGCGGGGACGCGCTCGGGGAGAAGTTCCTCGATGCGAAGACCGCCGTCACCGTCACCCAGGTGGAGCTGTTCGACATCGACGACCGCTTCTTCGAGGCCGCGCGGCTGGACGCAGAGGAGGCCCAGAAGCGCCGCGAGGAGCGCCAGCGCGAGAAGAAGCAGGCCAAGGACGAGGGCGGCGAAGAGGCTCCCCGGAAGAAGTCCGCGTCCAAGTCCAAGTTCAAGGCCAAGGCAGAGTCCGAGTTCGAAGCAGAGGCAGAGGCAGACTCCGAGGAGGAGTCGTCGACCGCCGAGGAGCCGAAGTCCGAGGAGGGCGAGAAGGTGCGCAGCGTGGCTCCCTCGGCTTCCGCTCCGGCCTCCGCCGAGGCTGCCTCCGAGTCCGAGGAGGAGGGTGACGAGGAGGACGACGAGGAGGGCGACGACGAGGATCTCGAGGCTGCCAGCGCGTTCGTGGCTGGCGCCGGCCGTCCCGAGGGGGCTGCTCCCGCCGAGGGAGGCGCCGCTCCGGGAGACCGCAAGCGCCGCCGCCGCCGCCGCCGGGGCCGTCGCGGCCGTGGCAGCAAGGGTGCTGAGGGTGGGGCGCAGGGTGCCCCTGGAGCCCCGGGTGCGGCCGCCGCGGGAGGAGCGCCTTCGGAGGGCTCCGCGTCCGCCTCGGCTGCTCCTTCGGGGGGTGAGAGTGCGCCTTCCTCGGGGGCAGAGGCTCCCCGGGCGTCGGAGCCACCCCCACCTCCACCGAGTAGCGGCTCGTCCGAGGGGAGTCCCTCCTGA
- a CDS encoding PQQ-binding-like beta-propeller repeat protein, giving the protein MTRFRLGQRWKRERTAHPMDSIALELHGVNLLTGAVEEPLAEVVPALVGAVAALRAGKRRLAQVSLPEASLELVLRRAGVEVELSVASLGRPARLLRPPVRVELDELSEAAQGCAKGFLADISQASPRGLPSSLTKGLKESLRLLGAPVSLKKEAPPEPFTVRVEPTEDPGFGFELKDPTDLLRSHEKGQGTALGSLLCSGEVWLKLAGRAQAWKAAGPPFLTALELSRQAGELARAVELGEKSFSFELGGVRPAFTLELDKGKGRLGPGTSVAVDGTALAAAMFHLGQALALAIAERDRSQSNNPYLVELTERCREGLSHLRGPVQPPEGAGEARGKGRTSRRTGRPLPVPGRLRRLRFEKRWEQRGLEGAESGQLMLGRQGPVFCSKEQALALARKDGQELWRREASQGVAATADGYVVTADGDRVLCFISAGKSARWLHDHDGLPLGPQLLRQDGLLVTLSEQRTVLAFAEVAGREVWRLAPAKTQRSWLALQGHRALVATDSGYLYGVDMADGQVRYRMRAGVPFQGTPVAWGKRFVTLLGRGDHHALLMADAHSGDVTWTCELPIALPSAPLPARTRVYVAGEKDREGVLVCVDARGKQLWERPLHLGAGPFALTALPRGVIVTSASGAAARVSTSGELEWRVGAVGEPLARALPAKVSRGVVLIPGEQVRAVEPRGGQVLAEVRAGAGLVGLQVDARLGLYFLDEAGTLTAYQLTSHFAVVEG; this is encoded by the coding sequence ATGACCCGGTTCCGACTCGGACAGCGCTGGAAGCGCGAACGCACGGCCCACCCGATGGATTCCATCGCCCTGGAGCTCCACGGCGTAAATCTGTTGACGGGAGCGGTGGAGGAGCCCCTGGCGGAGGTGGTTCCCGCCCTGGTGGGGGCCGTCGCGGCGCTGCGTGCGGGGAAGAGGCGGCTGGCGCAGGTGTCTCTGCCCGAGGCCAGCCTGGAGCTGGTGCTGCGACGCGCCGGCGTGGAGGTGGAGCTGTCCGTGGCGAGCCTGGGCCGGCCCGCCCGCCTCCTGAGACCGCCAGTGCGGGTGGAGCTGGACGAGCTGTCCGAGGCAGCGCAGGGCTGCGCGAAAGGTTTTCTGGCGGATATTTCCCAGGCGTCCCCCCGGGGGCTCCCCTCCTCGCTGACCAAGGGGCTGAAGGAGTCGCTGCGCCTGCTCGGCGCCCCGGTGAGCCTCAAGAAGGAAGCCCCGCCCGAGCCCTTCACCGTCCGGGTCGAACCCACCGAGGACCCAGGCTTCGGCTTCGAACTGAAGGACCCGACGGACCTGCTGCGAAGCCATGAGAAGGGCCAGGGCACGGCGTTGGGCTCGCTGCTGTGCTCCGGCGAGGTGTGGCTGAAGCTGGCTGGCCGCGCACAGGCGTGGAAGGCGGCGGGCCCTCCGTTCCTCACGGCGCTGGAGCTCTCGCGGCAGGCGGGAGAGCTGGCCCGGGCGGTGGAGCTGGGCGAGAAGAGCTTCTCCTTCGAGCTGGGGGGCGTGCGGCCCGCCTTCACGCTGGAGCTGGACAAGGGCAAGGGGCGGCTGGGCCCGGGCACCTCCGTCGCAGTGGATGGCACGGCGCTGGCGGCGGCGATGTTCCACCTCGGACAGGCGCTGGCGCTCGCCATCGCCGAGCGGGACCGGAGCCAGTCCAACAATCCTTATCTGGTGGAGCTGACCGAGCGCTGCCGCGAGGGCCTCTCGCACCTGCGCGGCCCGGTTCAACCTCCAGAGGGCGCGGGAGAGGCGCGGGGCAAAGGGCGCACCTCGCGACGAACCGGGCGTCCCCTGCCCGTGCCGGGGAGGCTGCGCCGGTTGCGCTTCGAGAAGCGCTGGGAGCAGCGCGGGCTGGAGGGTGCCGAGTCCGGGCAGCTCATGCTGGGACGGCAGGGGCCGGTGTTCTGCTCGAAGGAGCAGGCCCTGGCACTGGCGCGGAAGGACGGGCAGGAGCTGTGGCGTCGCGAGGCAAGCCAGGGGGTCGCGGCCACGGCGGACGGGTACGTGGTGACGGCGGATGGGGATCGCGTCCTGTGCTTCATCAGCGCGGGGAAGAGCGCGCGCTGGCTGCATGACCATGACGGGCTGCCGCTGGGCCCGCAACTCCTGAGACAGGACGGACTGCTCGTCACGCTGTCGGAGCAGCGCACGGTGCTGGCCTTCGCCGAGGTGGCGGGCCGCGAGGTGTGGCGCCTGGCCCCGGCCAAGACGCAGCGGAGCTGGCTGGCGCTCCAGGGGCACCGGGCGCTGGTGGCCACGGACTCGGGCTACCTGTACGGGGTGGACATGGCGGACGGTCAGGTCCGCTACCGCATGCGCGCGGGAGTCCCCTTCCAGGGGACGCCCGTGGCCTGGGGCAAGCGCTTCGTGACGCTGCTGGGCCGGGGGGACCACCACGCGCTGCTGATGGCGGACGCGCACAGCGGGGACGTGACGTGGACGTGCGAGCTCCCGATCGCCCTGCCCTCCGCGCCGCTCCCGGCCCGCACCCGCGTCTACGTGGCCGGGGAGAAGGATCGCGAGGGCGTGCTCGTGTGCGTGGACGCACGCGGAAAGCAGCTCTGGGAGCGCCCGCTGCACCTGGGCGCGGGGCCGTTCGCGCTCACGGCCCTGCCTCGGGGCGTCATCGTCACCTCGGCCAGTGGCGCGGCCGCACGGGTGAGCACCTCTGGAGAGCTGGAGTGGCGCGTGGGGGCCGTGGGCGAGCCACTGGCCCGGGCGCTGCCCGCGAAGGTGTCGCGCGGGGTGGTGCTCATCCCGGGCGAGCAGGTCCGCGCGGTGGAGCCTCGCGGAGGCCAGGTGCTGGCCGAGGTGCGCGCCGGAGCTGGGCTCGTGGGGCTGCAGGTGGATGCCCGGCTCGGGCTCTACTTCCTGGACGAGGCTGGCACCCTCACCGCGTACCAGCTCACGTCCCACTTCGCCGTCGTGGAAGGCTGA
- a CDS encoding type III pantothenate kinase → MLLAIDVGNTNTVFGVYDGKKLLAHWRMETNARRTYDEYGIFVRQCCQYSGIDPDKVNSVAVSSVVPPLQFNLEKMSERYFKARPMFVGPGVKTGMPILYDNPREVGADRIVNSVAAYEKHHAGLIVVDFGTATTFDAVSPKGEYLGGAICPGINISMEALFQNASKLPRVEFARPPHVVGRNTVHSMQSGFVYGYVGLVDGICDRMQTELGFPVRVVATGGLAPLVASESKAIQEVDEFLTLEGLRIIYGRNHAS, encoded by the coding sequence ATGCTCCTCGCGATCGACGTCGGCAATACCAACACCGTGTTTGGGGTGTACGACGGCAAGAAGCTCCTGGCGCACTGGCGCATGGAGACCAATGCCCGCCGCACCTATGACGAGTACGGCATCTTCGTTCGCCAGTGCTGCCAGTACAGCGGCATCGATCCGGACAAGGTGAACTCCGTGGCGGTGTCCAGCGTGGTGCCGCCGCTCCAGTTCAACCTGGAGAAGATGAGCGAGCGCTACTTCAAGGCGCGGCCCATGTTCGTGGGGCCCGGCGTGAAGACGGGCATGCCCATCCTCTACGACAACCCGCGCGAGGTGGGCGCGGACCGGATCGTCAACTCGGTGGCCGCGTACGAGAAGCACCACGCGGGGCTCATCGTCGTGGACTTCGGCACGGCCACCACGTTCGATGCGGTGTCTCCCAAGGGCGAGTACCTGGGCGGGGCCATCTGCCCGGGCATCAACATCTCCATGGAGGCGCTGTTCCAGAACGCCTCGAAGCTGCCGAGGGTGGAGTTCGCCCGGCCTCCGCACGTGGTGGGCCGCAACACCGTGCACTCCATGCAGTCCGGCTTCGTCTACGGTTACGTGGGGCTGGTGGACGGCATCTGCGACCGGATGCAGACGGAGCTGGGGTTCCCCGTGCGCGTGGTGGCCACGGGCGGCTTGGCGCCGCTGGTGGCCAGCGAGTCCAAGGCCATTCAAGAAGTCGACGAGTTCCTCACGCTCGAGGGGCTGCGCATCATCTACGGAAGGAATCACGCGTCATGA